The Brumimicrobium sp. genomic interval TCCGGAGTAACGCAAATTTGGTTCATATAACTATTTTCTTCCCAATCATCGCCATGCACAATTTGTGTAATCTTATACTTTTGAATATACTCTTTATTATCATATTCTCGGATAATAAAGGCTTCATCTACATACTTACAAGATTGAATAATCTTAAGTCTATCCTCCTCCTGAAAGAATGGTCTTCTTTTATATGAGGCTACCATATCATCTCCATTAATTGCAACTATTAATTTATCACCTAATTCTTTGGCTCTTCTTAAAAGCTCAACGTGACCAGCATGAAATAAATCAAAAACTCCAATAACATAAATGTTCTCCATATCTTTTAACTCTCACTAAATTGCTTAATCATATCCCAAATTCGTTCAGACGACTTTGCATCTTGATAGGTATTAAAATTATTTCTAAAAGTATGATAACTTTCGATATAAATAGCATCTTTCATCCAAGAATCATTCTTTATCCTTTCTAAAAGTTCCCATTCGTCAGCTATAAACGGTTTGGGCAGTATCTCTTCTAGTTTGTAATAAATACTTCTACAAGTTGAAATATAAGCATCTAAATCATAGGTATAAGCCAATATTGGTTTTCCCGTTAACACAAAATCTGTAAATACAGAGCTATAATCTGAAATCAACAAATCAGTTATCATAAATAACTCCTGAGGAAAAATAGAATGAGTAACATCCTTGATATGGCTATAATTATTTGGGATTTCGATATATTCGTCCCAAGGATGCTTTTTAACGAGAAACAAACTATTCGTTTTGATTAAAAATTCATTTAATGATGCCCAAAATTGCTGGGAGAAAGGTTGTTGTGTAGGTTGATCTCTAAAAGTAGGAACATAAGATATGATCCGTTTATACTCTGAAAATTCAAATTCTTTCTGGGTATTTTCTTTGAAATCTTCCCACCTAACAAGTTTATCATTGCGAGGATAACCAGTAATTTGAGTAGAAGTTATACCAAAAGATTTATTTTGTTTTTCCACATCCATCGGACAAGTAGAGGCAACCAATTTATAACTTCGATAATGCTTTTTCAATTCTTTTATTTCAGCAGGAGAAGTGGTTTCATTTAATAAACCTACATTTTTAAAACCTACACCATGCCACAGTTGAACTATGGCATAATTCCCCCTATACTTTGGCGCAGAAGCATCTAATATTATGATTTCGGCACGTAATTCAGACCACAACGCTGAAAAAACACCCCGAACAGTATGTTTTATATTGCTTTGTATAGCTTGTTTTTCGAATATTGGATGCATTGTTATCAAACGATACGAAACCTCTGGTTGGTTGTCAATCAAATAACGTAAAAAGGCTTTTAGATTACCACTTAATCTTTGTGGATTGTGTATAGGAACAAATACTAACAAGCCTTTCTTTTTGGGAACAATATAAGACAAGGCATTACGCAGATGATTAATGAATCTGTGTTTTAGTTTTTCTTTAGACATGGCGGGAAGTTTCTGCACATGTCACAAATCTAACAAAAAAGAAGAATTTTCACAAGTATGATTAGAAGGAATAGTAACAGAATGGGAGATTTTACCCCTTCAATTCTTCACAGAGAATCTGATAAATATTTTCAGATGCCAAACGCGTGTTTCCGGGTGCCAGCACTTCACGCTGAAATTTGCGCCGTTTCAACATAAATTCATCATTCCCTTGAACAACAACATGCTCTATAAAATGAATGATATCTTCTTGATTATACCCTAAATACATATTCTGTAAAGCTTCTTTACCCAATTGGTTAAACTGTTGGAACGACTTTTCATTATTTACCAAAAACATAACTGGTTTTTCCGTTGCAAAATATTCCAACACAAAAGAACCACTATCATGTATCATGGCATCAGATCCCAAGAATAAGTCGATGTAATCTCCCTCATTGAGTTGAGTATTCTCTCCTTCTTCCCATTGTTTAAAATAGGAATCCGTTTTTTCTTTCCCCCACACTTCAGGTTTATTTAATTTTACACGTAAATTAGGATGTGGTTTAAAGCAAAACTGCACCTCATCTTTGAATTTCTCTGTCAATTCCCAAAACAAATCAGCATAGGTCAAGAATGTTGCATAATCTAACATATTATCTTTCTCCGGCAAGGTATGATGCGGAGCCCAGATAATATGCTTTTTAAGTTTGGTTTGGGGTTTCCAAACTTGCTGGGGAACATAACTTTTATCTATCAAGTTGTCTATTCCAGGAAAACCTGTCACCACCGTATTATCTCCTTTCCGCAGTGAATATTTGCGTGCTAATTGTTGATGAAAATCTGTTTCTACAAAGTATTTCCAGCAGAAATTTTGCATATCTTCGTTGTAATGCGTTTGATATAAATCACAGGAATTAAATCCATACGGCACATAGCAAGAAAGTGTATCAAGATAATGATGAATATAGTATTGATTTAAAGAGATTTTCCAAGGACTTGTGAAGAAAACGATATCAGGTTGAAACGATTCTTTCACATCTAACCAACTTCCATTTTTAAGTTGTGTAGTTTGTACTTCATACCCTTTTTGAATGAAAGACTCATAGGCTCTTTTCATTTCAATTTGCATATTTTCTTCGCCATAAGTTACAAAAGGGCATACAAAAACAATAGGCTGAAAACGAGAATCATTTTTCAGTAAGAAATAAAGGTGTTCATATTTCCAAATAGATTCTAAAACTAAGAAGAATGCTACTTTAATAGGTTGATGCGTGCGAACAGAAATTAAAGCATTTGCATGTGCATTTTTTACCTTCTTGATTTGTATTTGAATCTGGAAAGCTTTTAATTTTCTTTTGATGCTCAATGGAATAAATCGCTTCAACATTATCTCTGAATCACTTTTTTCAATAATTGAATTGTCTGCTTCTCAAACAAATATATCAATATTAGGTATAAAATGCTATACAAAAGTGCAATTGCCACCAAGATAAGAAAGGCACTATCTGTCCATAAAACAAGTTGTTGATGAAAGAAATATGTCACCGTTAAGCAAATAATTCCAATAATATAAATACCTACCAAATCTTTAAGTTGGTCCCAGATATAATATTTAATATATCGACCACTAAAGATCATGTTAATAAACATAAATGTATGTCCCACAACAAAATAGGTATAAATCAAAACATCCATTCCAAAATAAACAGAGGTGAAAACAGCAATAAAGCCAATACTTTTCTTAATAAATTCTACAATTAAAACCATATCACTCCTCCCCTTCACTTTCAAAATATTCAGATTATACGCACTTAAAGGAGCTGTAATAGAAATAAAAGCCAAAACTTGGAAGAAAGGAACAGCAGGAAGCCATTTTTCTCCGAATAAGAATACAAATAATTCCTTCCCTCCCACAATCAAAATCATCATCATAGGAACAACGGCAAAGAAAACGAGTTTCATTGTAGTGCGATAAGCATTTTTTAGCGCGATATCTCCTTCAAGATTAGCAAATAAGGGATAGGTTACCTTTTGCATAACGGCAGATAATTGTTCTACAGGGAATTTACGCATGGTTTCAGCTTGGTTAAAATAACCTACAAGTGTAGGGGAAAAGAATTTTCCTACTACAACATTATAAATATTGACATAAGCTGTGTCTATAAAACTTGCCAAAGTCATTTTATAACCAAAAGTAAAATGGAATTTAAAACGTGTTTTATCAAAAGAAAAAGTAGGTTTCCATTTTAACATAGTCCAGCATTGGATAGTATAAACCGTTGTTTGTGTAAGATTTAACCACACTAAACTCCAAACTCCATAACCTAAATAAGCGGTAAGTACTCCAACGATTCCTCCTACTATCACTGAAGGCATCTGGAGTTTCATTTGTGTTTTAAAATCCATTTCCTTGGTGAGTCGCGCAATATGTACCGCAATAAATGAACTAATCACAAACGCCAACGCATACACACGGAGTATATTTT includes:
- a CDS encoding lipopolysaccharide biosynthesis protein, producing MSLKKQAIDGVIWSFAQKFSVQLINFGVQIVLARLLLPEAFGLIAMLRIFIDVGQMLMDGGMTSSLIRTKKPDHLDYSTVFVTNFLVSILVYGLVYLGAPYVADFYGQEVLKNILRVYALAFVISSFIAVHIARLTKEMDFKTQMKLQMPSVIVGGIVGVLTAYLGYGVWSLVWLNLTQTTVYTIQCWTMLKWKPTFSFDKTRFKFHFTFGYKMTLASFIDTAYVNIYNVVVGKFFSPTLVGYFNQAETMRKFPVEQLSAVMQKVTYPLFANLEGDIALKNAYRTTMKLVFFAVVPMMMILIVGGKELFVFLFGEKWLPAVPFFQVLAFISITAPLSAYNLNILKVKGRSDMVLIVEFIKKSIGFIAVFTSVYFGMDVLIYTYFVVGHTFMFINMIFSGRYIKYYIWDQLKDLVGIYIIGIICLTVTYFFHQQLVLWTDSAFLILVAIALLYSILYLILIYLFEKQTIQLLKKVIQR
- a CDS encoding CDP-glycerol glycerophosphotransferase family protein produces the protein MLKRFIPLSIKRKLKAFQIQIQIKKVKNAHANALISVRTHQPIKVAFFLVLESIWKYEHLYFLLKNDSRFQPIVFVCPFVTYGEENMQIEMKRAYESFIQKGYEVQTTQLKNGSWLDVKESFQPDIVFFTSPWKISLNQYYIHHYLDTLSCYVPYGFNSCDLYQTHYNEDMQNFCWKYFVETDFHQQLARKYSLRKGDNTVVTGFPGIDNLIDKSYVPQQVWKPQTKLKKHIIWAPHHTLPEKDNMLDYATFLTYADLFWELTEKFKDEVQFCFKPHPNLRVKLNKPEVWGKEKTDSYFKQWEEGENTQLNEGDYIDLFLGSDAMIHDSGSFVLEYFATEKPVMFLVNNEKSFQQFNQLGKEALQNMYLGYNQEDIIHFIEHVVVQGNDEFMLKRRKFQREVLAPGNTRLASENIYQILCEELKG
- a CDS encoding FAD synthase yields the protein MENIYVIGVFDLFHAGHVELLRRAKELGDKLIVAINGDDMVASYKRRPFFQEEDRLKIIQSCKYVDEAFIIREYDNKEYIQKYKITQIVHGDDWEENSYMNQICVTPDFLKQNNCKLVLLPYTKGVSTSDLIKKIKEA
- a CDS encoding CDP-glycerol glycerophosphotransferase family protein — translated: MSKEKLKHRFINHLRNALSYIVPKKKGLLVFVPIHNPQRLSGNLKAFLRYLIDNQPEVSYRLITMHPIFEKQAIQSNIKHTVRGVFSALWSELRAEIIILDASAPKYRGNYAIVQLWHGVGFKNVGLLNETTSPAEIKELKKHYRSYKLVASTCPMDVEKQNKSFGITSTQITGYPRNDKLVRWEDFKENTQKEFEFSEYKRIISYVPTFRDQPTQQPFSQQFWASLNEFLIKTNSLFLVKKHPWDEYIEIPNNYSHIKDVTHSIFPQELFMITDLLISDYSSVFTDFVLTGKPILAYTYDLDAYISTCRSIYYKLEEILPKPFIADEWELLERIKNDSWMKDAIYIESYHTFRNNFNTYQDAKSSERIWDMIKQFSES